A stretch of Megalobrama amblycephala isolate DHTTF-2021 linkage group LG14, ASM1881202v1, whole genome shotgun sequence DNA encodes these proteins:
- the kdm7aa gene encoding lysine-specific demethylase 7A isoform X1, which translates to MAAAPLYCVCRRPYDVNRFMIECDICKDWFHGSCVQVVEHHAADIDVYHCPNCEPIHGPSMMKKHNNWHRHDYTEPNDGTRPVQAGTAVFVQELQARSFASGNEILVPMHGSQVTQSFLEREGFRYPIVVHDLDGLGLKLPSPSFSVSDVEHYVGANKVIDVIDVARQADSKLKLGEFVKYYYQPEKAKVLNVISLEFSDTKMADLVEVPEIAQKMSWVENYWPDDSFFPKPFVQKYCLMGMKNSYTDFHIDFGGTSVWYHVLWGEKIFYLIKPTKANLALYESWSSSPNQSEVFFGEKVDKCYKCVVKQGTTIFLPTGWIHAVLTSQDSMAFGGNFLHNLNIDMQLRCYEMERRLKTPDLFKFPYFEAICWYVAKNLLETLKELREDNCQPQDYLVDGVKALISSLKTWLRRELTQPNSEVPDHIRPSHLIKALTKEIRHLEDESNKAGKSQGSAECPLSRSSLEKGYQARCAARRLRDHHRRHHHHHHHHHHSRKLPSNLDILELHTLEVLKRLEVGPLEEDPAFSSKVNGKFKKVSSVSAVAVDGNHDNALRLVLCNGKIVRERLSISNVAAKVSEVEMLQYHQHRIKLERMPMCPQEKVKKEKREDEYGVHCTIKKPLNHGLTVQTELRTESPHVASSDSDSESEAEDSAEKRSSESESSEEEDGGSKRDSGSFVEHLSGRPHSHNKQALKRERPTSPSTDCAIQGMLSMAGLLCQQASEGGDILQQHWWSSQGNSNSNSSSDTWDSSEPCSAPHSPEGEDGSLGEEYSYRESSLSPPLHPSKRHAPNPTPISNQATKGKRPKKGQVTAKQRLGKILKMSRHKGLFL; encoded by the exons ATGGCGGCTGCCCCGCTATACTGTGTCTGCCGGCGGCCCTATGATGTTAACCGGTTTATGATCGAATGCGACATTTGTAAGGACTGGTTTCACGGCAG TTGTGTTCAGGTAGTGGAGCACCATGCTGCTGATATCGATGTTTATCACTGTCCCAACTGTGAGCCCATCCACGGACCCTCCATGA tGAAAAAACATAACAACTGGCACAGGCATGACTACACAGAGCCAAATGATGGCACACGCCCCGTCCAGGCAGGAACTGCTGTGTTTGTGCAGGAACTCCAGGCCAGGAGCTTTGCCAG TGGCAATGAGATTCTGGTGCCAATGCATGGGAGTCAGGTGACCCAAAGCTTCCTGGAGAGGGAGGGCTTCCGTTACCCCATAGTGGTGCATGACCTGGATGGACTGGGTCTTAAACTGCCCTCTCCTTCTTTCTCTGTCAGCGATGTGGAGCATTATGTTG GTGCAAATAAAGTCATCGACGTTATTGATGTCGCAAGACAGGCAGACAGCAAGCTGAAGCTGGGAGagtttgtgaaatattactatcaACCTGAAAAGGCCAAAGTTTTGAATGTTATCAGCCTGGAGTTCTCTGATACAAA GATGGCTGATTTGGTGGAGGTTCCTGAAATAGCACAGAAGATGTCCTGGGTGGAGAACTACTGGCCTGACGACTCGTTCTTCCCCAAACCATTTGTGCAGAAGTATTGTCTCATGGGAATGAAAAACAGTTACACAGACTTCCACATCGACTTTGGAGGAACTTCAGTGTGGTATCATGTTCTTTGG GGAGAGAAGATTTTCTACTTGATCAAGCCAACTAAGGCTAACCTTGCACTATATGAGTCCTGGAGCTCGTCACCCAATCAGAGCGAAGTATTCTTTGGGGAAAAAGTCGACAAGTGTTACAAATGTGTGGTGAAGCAGGGAACTACCATATTCCTCCCCACTG GTTGGATCCATGCAGTGCTCACTTCTCAGGACTCCATGGCGTTTGGTGGGAACTTCCTGCATAACTTAAACATAGACATGCAGCTCAG GTGTTATGAGATGGAACGAAGACTGAAGACTCCAGATCTCTTTAAGTTCCCATACTTTGAGGCCATCTGCTGGTATGTGGCCAAAAACCTTCTGGAGACCCTAAAAG AGCTGCGGGAGGATAACTGTCAACCTCAGGATTATCTAGTGGACGGGGTGAAAGCTTTAATCTCATCACTGAAGACATGGCTGAGGAGGGAG TTGACTCAACCTAACAGTGAGGTTCCAGACCATATCAGGCCAAGCCATCTCATTAAAGCTCTGACCAAGGAGATCCGCCACCTGGAG GATGAATCGAATAAAGCTGGAAAATCTCAGGGAAGTGCTGAGTGCCCTTTATCACGCTCATCACTGGAGAAAGGATATCAGGCACGTTGTGCAGCTCGGCGGCTACGAGACCATCATCGTcgacaccaccaccaccaccatcatcatcatcacagccGCAAACTGCCCTCTAACTTGGACATCCTGGAGCTTCACACGCTGGAGGTATTAAAGAGACTGGAGGTCGGACCGCTTGAGGAG GACCCAGCCTTCAGCTCCAAAGTGAATGGCAAGTTTAAGAAAGTGTCTTCAGTGTCTGCCGTAGCTGTTGATGGTAATCATGACAACGCCCTGCGCCTGGTGCTATGTAATGGCAAAATTGTGAG GGAGAGGTTATCTATCAGTAATGTGGCAGCCAAAGTCAGTGAAGTGGAAATGTTGCAGTACCATCAACACAGGATAAAATTGGAAAGAATGCCAATGTGCCCAcaagaaaaagtgaaaaaagaaaAGCGAGAGGATGAATATGGAGTACACTGCACTATCAAGAAACCACTCAATCATG GTCTAACTGTGCAGACTGAACTCAGGACGGAGTCGCCACATGTAGCATCTTCAGACAGTGACTCTGAGTCAGAGGCAGAGGATTCTGCTGAG AAACGCTCATCAGAGTCAGAGAGTTCTGAGGAAGAGGATGGAGGAAGCAAGAGAGACTCAGGGAGTTTTGTGGAGCATCTGAGCGGCCGACCACACAGCCACAATAAGCAAGCGTTAAAACG AGAACGTCCTACCTCACCGAGCACAGACTGCGCCATTCAGGGCATGCTGTCCATGGCGGGGCTGCTGTGTCAGCAGGCATCAGAAGGGGGTGATATTTTACAGCAGCATTGGTGGTCCAGTCAGGGTAACagtaacagcaacagcagcagtgacACGTGGGACAGCAGTGAACCCTGTTCGGCACCCCACAGCCCGGAGGGAGAAGATGGGAGTCTTGGAGAGGAATATTC
- the kdm7aa gene encoding lysine-specific demethylase 7A isoform X2, which translates to MMKKHNNWHRHDYTEPNDGTRPVQAGTAVFVQELQARSFASGNEILVPMHGSQVTQSFLEREGFRYPIVVHDLDGLGLKLPSPSFSVSDVEHYVGANKVIDVIDVARQADSKLKLGEFVKYYYQPEKAKVLNVISLEFSDTKMADLVEVPEIAQKMSWVENYWPDDSFFPKPFVQKYCLMGMKNSYTDFHIDFGGTSVWYHVLWGEKIFYLIKPTKANLALYESWSSSPNQSEVFFGEKVDKCYKCVVKQGTTIFLPTGWIHAVLTSQDSMAFGGNFLHNLNIDMQLRCYEMERRLKTPDLFKFPYFEAICWYVAKNLLETLKELREDNCQPQDYLVDGVKALISSLKTWLRRELTQPNSEVPDHIRPSHLIKALTKEIRHLEDESNKAGKSQGSAECPLSRSSLEKGYQARCAARRLRDHHRRHHHHHHHHHHSRKLPSNLDILELHTLEVLKRLEVGPLEEDPAFSSKVNGKFKKVSSVSAVAVDGNHDNALRLVLCNGKIVRERLSISNVAAKVSEVEMLQYHQHRIKLERMPMCPQEKVKKEKREDEYGVHCTIKKPLNHGLTVQTELRTESPHVASSDSDSESEAEDSAEKRSSESESSEEEDGGSKRDSGSFVEHLSGRPHSHNKQALKRERPTSPSTDCAIQGMLSMAGLLCQQASEGGDILQQHWWSSQGNSNSNSSSDTWDSSEPCSAPHSPEGEDGSLGEEYSYRESSLSPPLHPSKRHAPNPTPISNQATKGKRPKKGQVTAKQRLGKILKMSRHKGLFL; encoded by the exons ATGA tGAAAAAACATAACAACTGGCACAGGCATGACTACACAGAGCCAAATGATGGCACACGCCCCGTCCAGGCAGGAACTGCTGTGTTTGTGCAGGAACTCCAGGCCAGGAGCTTTGCCAG TGGCAATGAGATTCTGGTGCCAATGCATGGGAGTCAGGTGACCCAAAGCTTCCTGGAGAGGGAGGGCTTCCGTTACCCCATAGTGGTGCATGACCTGGATGGACTGGGTCTTAAACTGCCCTCTCCTTCTTTCTCTGTCAGCGATGTGGAGCATTATGTTG GTGCAAATAAAGTCATCGACGTTATTGATGTCGCAAGACAGGCAGACAGCAAGCTGAAGCTGGGAGagtttgtgaaatattactatcaACCTGAAAAGGCCAAAGTTTTGAATGTTATCAGCCTGGAGTTCTCTGATACAAA GATGGCTGATTTGGTGGAGGTTCCTGAAATAGCACAGAAGATGTCCTGGGTGGAGAACTACTGGCCTGACGACTCGTTCTTCCCCAAACCATTTGTGCAGAAGTATTGTCTCATGGGAATGAAAAACAGTTACACAGACTTCCACATCGACTTTGGAGGAACTTCAGTGTGGTATCATGTTCTTTGG GGAGAGAAGATTTTCTACTTGATCAAGCCAACTAAGGCTAACCTTGCACTATATGAGTCCTGGAGCTCGTCACCCAATCAGAGCGAAGTATTCTTTGGGGAAAAAGTCGACAAGTGTTACAAATGTGTGGTGAAGCAGGGAACTACCATATTCCTCCCCACTG GTTGGATCCATGCAGTGCTCACTTCTCAGGACTCCATGGCGTTTGGTGGGAACTTCCTGCATAACTTAAACATAGACATGCAGCTCAG GTGTTATGAGATGGAACGAAGACTGAAGACTCCAGATCTCTTTAAGTTCCCATACTTTGAGGCCATCTGCTGGTATGTGGCCAAAAACCTTCTGGAGACCCTAAAAG AGCTGCGGGAGGATAACTGTCAACCTCAGGATTATCTAGTGGACGGGGTGAAAGCTTTAATCTCATCACTGAAGACATGGCTGAGGAGGGAG TTGACTCAACCTAACAGTGAGGTTCCAGACCATATCAGGCCAAGCCATCTCATTAAAGCTCTGACCAAGGAGATCCGCCACCTGGAG GATGAATCGAATAAAGCTGGAAAATCTCAGGGAAGTGCTGAGTGCCCTTTATCACGCTCATCACTGGAGAAAGGATATCAGGCACGTTGTGCAGCTCGGCGGCTACGAGACCATCATCGTcgacaccaccaccaccaccatcatcatcatcacagccGCAAACTGCCCTCTAACTTGGACATCCTGGAGCTTCACACGCTGGAGGTATTAAAGAGACTGGAGGTCGGACCGCTTGAGGAG GACCCAGCCTTCAGCTCCAAAGTGAATGGCAAGTTTAAGAAAGTGTCTTCAGTGTCTGCCGTAGCTGTTGATGGTAATCATGACAACGCCCTGCGCCTGGTGCTATGTAATGGCAAAATTGTGAG GGAGAGGTTATCTATCAGTAATGTGGCAGCCAAAGTCAGTGAAGTGGAAATGTTGCAGTACCATCAACACAGGATAAAATTGGAAAGAATGCCAATGTGCCCAcaagaaaaagtgaaaaaagaaaAGCGAGAGGATGAATATGGAGTACACTGCACTATCAAGAAACCACTCAATCATG GTCTAACTGTGCAGACTGAACTCAGGACGGAGTCGCCACATGTAGCATCTTCAGACAGTGACTCTGAGTCAGAGGCAGAGGATTCTGCTGAG AAACGCTCATCAGAGTCAGAGAGTTCTGAGGAAGAGGATGGAGGAAGCAAGAGAGACTCAGGGAGTTTTGTGGAGCATCTGAGCGGCCGACCACACAGCCACAATAAGCAAGCGTTAAAACG AGAACGTCCTACCTCACCGAGCACAGACTGCGCCATTCAGGGCATGCTGTCCATGGCGGGGCTGCTGTGTCAGCAGGCATCAGAAGGGGGTGATATTTTACAGCAGCATTGGTGGTCCAGTCAGGGTAACagtaacagcaacagcagcagtgacACGTGGGACAGCAGTGAACCCTGTTCGGCACCCCACAGCCCGGAGGGAGAAGATGGGAGTCTTGGAGAGGAATATTC